The Alkalihalobacillus sp. TS-13 sequence TGTTATTTTTCCTCAATGCATTCGGAACGGCTATCGACCTTCATATTCCGATCAACATAGCGACAGCTTCTGTGTCAGGTTTTTTAGGGATACCTGGTTTGATTGCACTAATAGCAATTCAGAAATTCATACTATAGATGGGCGTTTTTTCTTACTATAAAACTATGAAAGAGCCGGTTGAAATCTGGTTCTTTTTTCTTGGTTTAAAAATGCTTGCATCGGGAATGACATAGTGATATAGTTGTTCTTGCTGCTCTTGAAAAAACATTATATATCTATGAAAAAAAGCTTTGACAAGTTAGGCGTATGATGATATTATATTAAGAGTCGCAACAAGACATCATAACTAAACAATCTTCGATAAAAGGCAGCGATTTCTGTCGCAGGCCAACGAAGAAAACAGCTCT is a genomic window containing:
- a CDS encoding pro-sigmaK processing inhibitor BofA family protein; amino-acid sequence: MDPFWVFAIVCGLIILLLFIGAPLKPLRWIGQGVIKLVIGALLLFFLNAFGTAIDLHIPINIATASVSGFLGIPGLIALIAIQKFIL